One Brassica napus cultivar Da-Ae chromosome C2, Da-Ae, whole genome shotgun sequence DNA window includes the following coding sequences:
- the LOC125581600 gene encoding uncharacterized protein LOC125581600 isoform X2, protein MHYPQGNHGIYKDGRPIYIKSLGQVIPVDVHTLKVSRLDMWFRVELWLVSTRILSSKMGDQTTLGSVSLKIQDPTQQTDIDNFMVSGEMEPKTSRVGEIKR, encoded by the exons ATGCACTATCCTCAAGGGAATCATGGAATTTATAAAGATGGAAGGCCTATCTATATCAAGAGCCTAGGACAAGTCATCCCG GTCGATGTCCACACATTAAAAGTGTCAAGGTTAGATATGTGGTTCCGAGTGGAGCTTTGGTTGGTATCTACGAGGATCTTGAGCTCAAAGATGGGGGATCAAACTACCTTGGGAAGTGTATCTCTAAA GATCCAAGATCCAACTCAGCAGACTGATATTGACAACTTCATGGTCTCTGGAGAGATGGAACCCAAAACGAGCCGGGTTGGTGAAATCAAAAGATGA
- the LOC106431220 gene encoding uncharacterized protein LOC106431220 isoform X2 codes for MGNCQAAEAATVLIHHPSENKVERIYWSVTASDVMKSNPGHYVAVVVTSPTLRNEKGSLLKQLKLLRPDDTLLIGHVYRLVSFEEVLNEFATKKCVKLGKLMKEGGGLELKKRKKHKQKTGQETGRINRQSDPSENVAGEDGVDGFIIRRSQSGGRGRGGWRPALHSIPELGPS; via the exons atggggAACTGTCAAGCGGCGGAGGCAGCGACGGTTTTGATCCATCACCCGTCGGAGAACAAGGTTGAGAGGATTTACTGGTCGGTGACCGCAAGCGACGTCATGAAATCCAATCCTGGTCATTACGTTGCGGTGGTAGTGACATCACCGACATTGAGGAACGAGAAAGGATCTCTCTTGAAGCAGCTCAAGCTCCTTCGACCAGATGACACTTTACTCATCGGACATGTTTATCGTCTCGTCAGCTTTGAAG aggTTTTGAATGAGTTTGCGACGAAGAAGTGTGTGAAGCTTGGGAAGCTAATGAAAGAAGGAGGAGGACTCGagctgaagaagaggaagaaacacAAGCAGAAGACGGGTCAAGAAACGGGTCGGATCAACCGACAATCTGATCCGAGTGAAAAT GTCGCCGGAGAAGACGGTGTAGATGGGTTTATTATAAGGCGGAGCCAAAGCGGAGGAAGAGGTAGAGGTGGCTGGAGGCCAG
- the LOC106431220 gene encoding uncharacterized protein LOC106431220 isoform X1: protein MGNCQAAEAATVLIHHPSENKVERIYWSVTASDVMKSNPGHYVAVVVTSPTLRNEKGSLLKQLKLLRPDDTLLIGHVYRLVSFEEVLNEFATKKCVKLGKLMKEGGGLELKKRKKHKQKTGQETGRINRQSDPSENVGNDTVAGEDGVDGFIIRRSQSGGRGRGGWRPALHSIPELGPS from the exons atggggAACTGTCAAGCGGCGGAGGCAGCGACGGTTTTGATCCATCACCCGTCGGAGAACAAGGTTGAGAGGATTTACTGGTCGGTGACCGCAAGCGACGTCATGAAATCCAATCCTGGTCATTACGTTGCGGTGGTAGTGACATCACCGACATTGAGGAACGAGAAAGGATCTCTCTTGAAGCAGCTCAAGCTCCTTCGACCAGATGACACTTTACTCATCGGACATGTTTATCGTCTCGTCAGCTTTGAAG aggTTTTGAATGAGTTTGCGACGAAGAAGTGTGTGAAGCTTGGGAAGCTAATGAAAGAAGGAGGAGGACTCGagctgaagaagaggaagaaacacAAGCAGAAGACGGGTCAAGAAACGGGTCGGATCAACCGACAATCTGATCCGAGTGAAAATGTGGGTAACGATACG GTCGCCGGAGAAGACGGTGTAGATGGGTTTATTATAAGGCGGAGCCAAAGCGGAGGAAGAGGTAGAGGTGGCTGGAGGCCAG
- the LOC106431224 gene encoding phytosulfokines 5, which yields MAKFTTFFFIIVLLLCSTLTNASAQPTPTSVYPGEISVEKLEQGEENCEGVGEEECFLIRRTLAAHTDYIYTQNHNP from the exons ATGGCTAAGTTCACAACTTTCTTCTTTATCATTGTTCTCCTCCTCTGCTCCACGCTAACAAACGCATCAGCCCAGCCTACTCCAACGTCCGTTTATCCGGGAGAAATCTCCGTTGAG AAATTAGAACAAGGAGAGGAAAACTGCGAAGGtgttggagaagaagaatgCTTCTTGATACGTAGAACTTTGGCTGCTCATACTGATTACATCTACACACAAAACCACAATCCCTAA
- the LOC125581601 gene encoding uncharacterized protein LOC125581601 gives MKAKKMKKESNLAKLVKSPVRFLIMARDAYIRSMTSCSAGYIRGGGGSGGFGLPAGNFQICEEPSTTLPRRFTLNSSTTTAATRERCRFVSDYSRGGGKITVATGGPLDLRRNYSCIVMGRIDEEKACDKFEEEDLLFDKFKKRKIDKSFYYTSKIKEKKVKTL, from the coding sequence ATGAAAGCTAAAAAGATGAAGAAAGAGAGCAACCTAGCAAAACTGGTGAAATCTCCGGTTCGTTTTTTGATCATGGCACGTGATGCCTACATACGTAGCATGACATCATGCTCCGCCGGTTACATTCGTGGTGGTGGTGGCTCCGGCGGTTTCGGTTTGCCGGCTGGTAATTTCCAAATCTGCGAAGAACCAAGCACCACTCTCCCTCGTCGCTTCACACTCAATTCGTCCACGACGACGGCAGCGACACGTGAACGCTGCCGGTTTGTCTCGGACTACTCACGTGGTGGTGGAAAAATCACGGTGGCGACTGGAGGACCGTTGGACCTCCGAAGAAACTATAGCTGCATAGTGATGGGAAGGATCGATGAAGAGAAGGCTTGTGATAAGTTCGAAGAAGAGGATTTGCTATTTGACAAATTCAAGAAACGAAAAATAGATAAGAGTTTTTACTATACGTccaagataaaagaaaaaaaagtaaagaccctttga